The nucleotide window ctactGACGTAAGAACAAAGGAGACTGAAGACCGGgaccttgcgtcttggcaggtcaggtgggacgaaccCATCGGACtgatgtagtggtgaacgcgtcttcctaaataaactgatttcgaagtcgagagttccagcattccagtcctagtaaagtcagttatttttacacggatttgaatactagatggtggataccggttttctttggtggttgggtttcaattaaccacacatctcaggaatggtcgaagtgaaactgtacaagactacacttcatttacactcatacatatcatcctctgaagtattatctgaacggtaaaacagaaaaaaaaaggaaaagtcaggtgggacgaatcctccacaggtcgctacacacatgatatatttcctatagtgtctgatttaggtgcgattagatgggtctcccccaattcgtatatcacacagtttctctccgggcatggtgcctttcgggcgagtttggtttggtggattcgagtcaatgcccggattgggGGACTGATGATatagtggaccacgtcctctacgtctgtcccgatacgaggtcgaacgttcacgagctgttagggaacatgagagaatacattcctttctggaccTCCGTACCAACTGGATGATCTGCGAGGAATGGTTTAGAgcggctggttttcttcgcgtccttgcggtgtgtaggtcttcaaggaagtttaatcgaggtactcgaccGTGGTAGGATCCCAgatggctagggttccggcttaggcttTGGATTGGTGGGAGGTAGGAGGATTGgtatcgtgccacggttatattggtattgtataagattcgatttggggctcccgctagTAGGGGCTGGCTACGCTGACGAAGTATGGTAGGCCTGCGGTTTATACCAGAGAAATATAATTCAGCAGAGCTCTTGAATTCATATTTCAGATTAGTCGTAAACAGCactccatattttattataagtgttaACGTAAATTTCAAGATTACTTAAAGACATATATGTTAATGTTTGCGGGTCTAAGAATCCAAAAACTTCATTAATCTCTTGAAATCCGGAGACGCGAGCTTCAAATTCACTTCATATTCCATCTATTGTTTCGTAATAACCAATTTGATATTTATCTGGTGATTCCAAACAACGGAGATAGTCTGCAATAATTTTATCCGGCATTATTTTGATTCGGCGTATTCTGTAAACTGGAAATTCAGCATTTTCCAAGCCCATTTCTTCCCAGTTACTTTTCCGTTTCATGATAGAACTATTGTAGGTTCTTTCATtcgttaaaagttttatataatttaaggaGATTCACATGGTGTTTTGATCACCTAATAAGTctcttttttgtaactttacatCCACGGTATGAATTAAATTCTACTATAGAATGCCACCaaagtaaatttaagtaaaaaaaccaATTCAATGACAACAATGATTGAgcatttaagaagaaaatttaattgagCATTAAAGATATAATTTGACAAGATACACTTACACATGGATTCCACAATAGCACTTTGCTGGATTCATGGACTTTCTTTGAGCTAGAAAGTATTTATAGGTAATAGAGTTTGTGAAATTCAACAAAACACTTCAATTACCAATTGGCATTACATAAAATCCTTTGATAATCAAGCAGACGTGCTGTCTAGAGGTTGCTCACCAAGCAAATTACTTGATATGTCATTGATGAACCATGCCATCACACAGGAGCAATTCCATGGGATTGGTCCTTTttgctgtgaaatttttttagttttgtcttctacttttttacatgtatacataaaatatagtattttgaCTAACTCACGCTGTGTTCTATCTGAATGGTTTAAGctctcaatattattttttttgtcttcagtcatttgactggtttgatgcagctctccaagattccttacctagtgctagtcgtttcatttcagtataccccctacatatTACAATCCTAAGAATTTGTTTtgcatactccaaacgttgcctgcctgcacaatttttcccttctacttgtccctccaatattaaaacgactattcgaggatgccttaatatgtggcctataagtctgtctcttcttttaactatatttttccaaatgcttctttcttcatctatttgccgcaatacctcttcatttgtcactttatccagccgtctgatttgtaacattctccaacagcaccgcatttcaaaaacttctaatcttttcttctcaagtactctgatcgtccaagtttcacattcATAtgaagctatgctccaaacacatactttcaaaaattttttcctgatgtttaaattaatttttgatataaacaaattacatttctgactgaaggctcattttgcctgtgctattcggcattttatattgctcctgctttgtccatctttagtcattctacttcccaaatgacaaaattcttctacctccataatcttttctcctcctattttcacattcagtggtccatcttcgttatttctacatttcattgctttcattttgctcttgtttattttcatgtgtaaaacttcatccatgccgttcatcatttcttctaaattctttttactctcagctagaataactatatcatcagtaaatcgtaatatctttatcttttcaccttgtactgttactccggatataaattgttctttaacatcattaactgctagttctatgtaaagattaaaaagtaacggggatagagaacatccttgtcagactatctttcttattatggcttctttcttatgttcttcaattattactgttgctgtttggttcctgtaaattgttcttctatctctgtatttgaaccctaattttttttaaaattctaaacattttattgcagtctacGATATcggatgccttttctaggtctataaatgcctagtatgttcgtttgtttttctttactcttccttctactattaatctgagcactaaagttgcttcccttgtccctatactttccctgaaaaatcaaattgatcttctcctaacacttcttccactctcctctcaattcttctgtacagaattctagttaatttttttgatgcatggctagttaagctaattgttttgtattcttcacatttatctgctcctgcttactttggtatcatgactataacactctttttgaattctgatggaaattcctctttttcataaatattacacaccagtttgtaaaatttatcaatcgcttccttacctgtactgagcagtaattctacaggtattccgtccgTCTATTCCATGAGCCTTTTTGTCATTAAAATCtcttaatgctctcttaaattcagatctcagtattgtttctcccttttTATCCTCTAcgatttcctcttcttcctctataacaccattttctaattaatttcctccgtataactcttcaatatattccacccacctatcgagtTTGCCTTTCGTATTTATATATCattgtaccatctttatttaacacattacaagattttaattaatgtacccccaacattttccttatttcctgtatgctccgttattttaccaatgttcattactctttccacttctgaacacttttctttaatccactcttctttcactagtttgcacttcctgtttatggtATTTCTTAGTGGgcgatagtttcttttactttcttcatcactagcattcttatactttctacgttcatccatcagccgcaatatatcgtctgaaatccaaggttttctactagttctctttgttccgtctAAGTtcatttctgctgatttaagaatttccttttaacattctcccattattcttctacattttctactttatctttattactcagacctcttgcgatgttctcctcaaaaatcttctttacctcctcttcctcaaacttctttaaattccgccgattcatctgacaccttctcttcaggtttttaaacccaatctacatttcattaacactaaattatggttgctatcaatttctgctccagggtaagttttgcagtcgacgagttgatttctaaatctttgcttaaccatgatataatctatctgataccttgctgTATCATCTGGATTTTTCCatgactatattttttattatgatttttaaactctCTCAATATAATATGAAGATATTCTGACAAAGACAAAAGTCATGGCATTTCTGGAAAAAGTTTCCTGTTAGATCAAAAATCGTTCTAGGAGATAGATTCTTGAACTGGtgtcttattttaattacttaaactgTGATGTTATTTAGGAGAAAATGATAAGAGATTTTGATAAGAAGATCTGTAGATTTCAAGCCATTTGTGGAACAATAAGAACACTGCACAGGAAGGTGCTGAATGAGAttcaaatgaagttttataaagtgATGGCTGTTTCTACTCTGTTGTATGGCTTTGAGGGTTGGGTCTTATCAAAGAGACAGCGCAATAAAATTCAAGCAGCGGAAATGAGATACCTGCATTCGGTAATGGGGTGCACTAGACAAAATCGTTTTAGGAACGAGGATATCAGAAAAGAGTTAAATGTTCTACCTTTGGTGACACAATAGTAGAGAACAGGGAGAGGTGGAAGGGCCATGTTAATAGGATAGTAGATGGAAGGTTCCCCAGGAAAATAATACACTATCGACCAAAGGGCAAAAGAAGTGTGGGATGGCCAACAAAGCACTGGTAACCCTTTTAAACCAGAAAAGGTGAATCACCTATACCATGATGGAAGAAGGAGAAGCAGAAGACTAACTCATCAATGCACAGCTCAAATTGCTTAACCTGGTAGATGAATCCTGGAggattcattgtttttataagcACCATCAAATAgcaaagtattttagaaaattctgTCCAGAAgggtgtgaaatatttttaatggaaattctatcTCAGAAATTGAATGTTTGTAgacataaaactgatatttacaCTCTTCCTTAAAAGTACAATTACATATATTTCACCATCtttcaaaaaatccattttggaggacaaagtttttcataaaattatatgaagCCAAAGGTATTACAGTcatgaaaattgatattaaacttttctttgaaaacaaaaaaattcatgtttacttttcataattCTATTTTGGAAAACAAAATTTAGGGGAGCAAAAGGACGGACCAAAACTTTGTATGAAAAATCTAAATCTcaacaatatgtaataaataataattgtattctaGGAGCTGACAATGATCATCCAATAATATCTGATTGTGTCCAAGAGAGTCAATGTTTATTCTGCTGCAAATACCTCTTATAACAtcagaatatctttttttaatttcaaaagaacaGATATTTTGACAACTAACAAGTCCACAACAGACTCTGAAGGTAGCAGGAATTAATTTACAGGAAGGATTGCTTTTCTCATAGACGGTTTTATACAACCTGTTTTAGAATGATTGCACGTAACTCTCTGAACATTCTAGTATCTGAAGAGAAAACTGCTAATTTAGTTTACGTAGAAAtggtcaaataaattttgttagataTTTTCCACTCAACTAAAAAAATGGTCTTATGTGAACAAATTCTACATTTCAGGAATCAAAGGTGTAACAGTAAAAACTCTTATTTAAAAGACATTTATTTAAGActataaacacttttatttaaaatacaattgacaaacttttcaatatattttcaaaaaaccaatGTTGTGGATGGAAAATAGGAGCCACTTTCCTTATTAGAATCCCCATATTAGTTTTCATGAAACTATATGAAGCCAACCCAGTTACAGtcttaaaaaattggtatttctatgtttttttttaaaacataaaggtACACCAATTTTCAAACACCCAATTTGAGGGCATGGGATGATCCagaattttatgtgaaattttttttttttgtttaaccttcaggatcatgccatgcctgaccaggatttgaaccagacctccagatgaaaggccaagacccTACCACTCACATCACAGAGGCCAACTATGAGAAAATTTGATGTGAAGTATTGTTATTTAGtcactcaatttatttttaataagctagTTAAGCTTGCTTAACCATCTACTACATTTGCACTACATTAGCAAGGAAAGTGATCAGGCCAAATTTTACccctaaaaaataaagttgaaataaagatttacaaaagtgACTGGAAAATTTTGGGGTCTCCCATTCATAAGAGATTTCAACTGTTGTCCATCTTGCTCTCCACCTGGCAAATGATAAACAGGTTTATTTTAACGTCAATAACTTGACAGATACAGTGAACAACCCACAAAAAACCACCCTCTTAGCTTTCTTCCAACAAAAAAGTgatagcttttataaaaatttctgtatccTGAAGTTCCTATATATTTTGTATGGAAGAATAACAAATTCAAAAGTAGGAAATAGGGAAATTACGTCAAAGGTTGGCCTGATGTAAAGAAGAACCACACATTGGGAAGGGTGTGTACATTACTCATAccaatattacagaattttatcaCCTCTTGTTCTTACATGAAGTTTggattagaaaaaatttaatgcttCTCTTGAAAATGTATTCTTGTGCAAATTCAAAAACTCTGGGCAATTGCTAGTagtagtatataattttaaagcttaaataatataataaatgattattttatttgttttcaggtagaaagaataaaataactgttgaaaCACCAACTTGGTTGACcaaagattatataaaaactgcattacaacatgatgaaaaaacaaaagatattataTCAATCGAAACCATGAAAATTGATAATCCAATTGCACCAGGTAATAATGGTAGTTGTTTAATACATAGAGTACAagctgaatataaattaaaagatgaagAAGATTTGCTAAAATTCTCTTTAATTCTTAAAGTACCAATGAAAACTGAATTACATGCATTTGTAGCAGAAAAAGgagtttacaaaaaagaaatgcagatttataatgaaatataaatcagtATTTGGAAATAAATGGCCAGATGATATTGTACCAAAATCATTTTATTCCACTGAAGAAGAAATATTGATTTTGGAAGATTTAAATGTAAGAGGTTATGTAATGGGTAATAAATCTGTAGCAAAAAACGACTTAATATTACGGAATTAAAAGAAGCTATCGAAGGTTGTGTAATTTATATCAATGTTTCTCTATTTGCCTTTTTTCATAGCAGGAGAACATGCTGAAGTAGTTGATTTTAAGGAAATGTCCATTGAAGAATTCAAAAATGCAGCAAATTATGACTTCATGGATGATGTTTCAAAAAATGAGAGATACATAGAAATACAACGTGCagcagaatttgaaaataaaggatGGTTTCTGaaaaatcattaatgtttttgtttaaatttataacttggagatttgttatataaaacaataaaatcaaccCTACTAAAACGcacttgtatgtgtgtgtgcccATCCCCCTTAACTTAGCACTGTAATGTACtgatcactagtggaaaatcctgattcgttagtacatcTCATGTTGGTCAGGTATaaacttgttatattatatatatatatgcgaaatatataacaatatattttttttacttatgtgattgtttttcttcataaaataatgaactataaccaaaaagtagacaccggaatataccgatcgctagcggaaaatcccgattcgttagtatcaatttctgcagttaaatttctaatttaactttcgttattaatttgtatggcatttctcccaccaccaacctatttggtcgccctaaatcatctaagactgaatgtctgtaccacaaacggctactgagccacaaaACAATTTAGCATctagtgtcctaactagctcctagagctaacctaattgcgagAGCGAATTAAGTGTGGTatcacacaccacttgcttcatatcctaccgctcacttgtcacatattCTAatatgggtaggcgcatcccgtcaactactaaaatatatggcattcaataaattaaatttatctcaagaCAGCAATTTACTGCCACGGCTaggtcg belongs to Lycorma delicatula isolate Av1 chromosome 1, ASM4794821v1, whole genome shotgun sequence and includes:
- the LOC142322340 gene encoding uncharacterized protein LOC142322340 — translated: MCRKNKITVETPTWLTKDYIKTALQHDEKTKDIISIETMKIDNPIAPGNNGSCLIHRVQAEYKLKDEEDLLKFSLILKVPMKTELHAFVAEKGVYKKEMQIYNEI